The following coding sequences lie in one Paraburkholderia largidicola genomic window:
- a CDS encoding glycosyltransferase family 4 protein translates to MNRFATVFHDFEDVHFYKDVGCVPALYSRLKFGRTSIIVYRRRKVPLTVPAELADDLMLVGLEAGSTAEFYAKALKYLWTNKEVKIVNLYHLKLAHLLFFEILKLIRPDVTRYLKLDMDQRVIENVTARPHGLRAFKLKTWLFIAKRLDVISAETSNVFEHLRSYEPALQRNVFFLPNGIWAENTASVSRVEAREKIILCVGRIGAEQKNNELALNAFCELERLDGWRLVFAGPVEPDFQKLIDELFRKRPELASAIELTGPLDKAHVYDLYAKASVFCLTSRWEGFPLVLPEAAYFGNYILTTDIGGAREVTENGRLGTIVRDASVRGFRNAFQAIIDGDIDIEGMSARQQAFCASRMTWEYLIPILQRRIQLHVNGECGSFDQHAAGS, encoded by the coding sequence ATGAACAGATTTGCTACGGTATTCCACGACTTCGAAGATGTCCATTTCTATAAGGACGTCGGCTGCGTTCCAGCGCTTTATTCAAGACTGAAATTCGGGCGGACATCGATTATTGTGTATCGTCGCCGGAAAGTCCCTCTTACCGTGCCGGCAGAACTCGCTGACGACTTGATGCTTGTCGGGTTAGAAGCAGGTTCCACGGCGGAGTTTTATGCCAAGGCGCTAAAGTACTTGTGGACTAACAAGGAGGTAAAGATCGTCAATCTTTATCATCTGAAGCTTGCGCATTTGCTCTTCTTCGAGATCCTGAAGCTGATTCGTCCGGATGTGACGCGTTATCTCAAGCTGGACATGGATCAGCGCGTCATCGAGAACGTCACCGCGCGACCTCATGGGCTCCGGGCATTCAAGCTGAAAACATGGCTGTTCATAGCGAAGCGACTCGATGTTATTTCGGCCGAGACCTCGAATGTCTTCGAGCATCTGCGATCTTACGAACCAGCGCTGCAACGAAACGTGTTTTTCCTGCCAAATGGGATCTGGGCGGAAAACACAGCGTCGGTATCGAGAGTCGAAGCGCGCGAGAAGATCATTCTCTGCGTCGGTCGTATTGGCGCAGAGCAGAAGAACAACGAGCTCGCGCTCAACGCCTTTTGCGAACTGGAGCGGCTTGACGGATGGCGACTCGTGTTCGCGGGGCCGGTAGAGCCTGATTTCCAGAAGCTGATTGATGAATTATTCAGGAAGCGGCCCGAACTGGCTTCGGCAATCGAACTTACCGGCCCACTCGATAAGGCTCATGTCTACGATCTCTATGCAAAGGCAAGTGTCTTTTGCCTGACTTCGAGATGGGAAGGTTTTCCGTTGGTGCTGCCCGAGGCGGCTTACTTCGGCAACTACATCTTGACGACCGATATCGGTGGCGCGCGCGAAGTCACGGAGAATGGACGACTTGGAACAATCGTCAGGGACGCAAGCGTGCGCGGATTTCGCAACGCTTTTCAGGCGATCATCGATGGGGACATCGACATCGAAGGGATGAGCGCGAGGCAACAGGCGTTTTGCGCGAGCCGGATGACGTGGGAGTATCTCATTCCAATCCTGCAGCGTCGTATTCAGCTACATGTCAATGGCGAATGTGGTTCATTTGACCAGCACGCGGCTGGCAGTTGA
- a CDS encoding glycosyltransferase family 2 protein encodes MTISETSVNIDATSRMHGASPRVTVILVNYKNAEMTLRCVDSLFDMVYDNFLVIVVDNASSAESYDRLKDATQPVTIVRSTENLGFARACNLAIAGLESDPPAYVWLLNNDAIVHQDALLRLVALAEGEKKVGAVGSKIVHMHSNSIISAGGGVINSITGTTKNLTIEQARKRLDYICGASFLIRWDALKSVGPFREDYFLYWEDADYCARLRRDKWALAFAEDSIIYHAESTTVGKGSVLFDYLFSRASVIFVREHFRHYWLVPLTISLGGRVVKRIGRNNFAGVFATCKGFVHGLQGKLQRPGEAGRAR; translated from the coding sequence ATGACGATTTCCGAAACTTCAGTCAACATCGACGCAACGTCGCGTATGCATGGCGCGTCTCCCCGCGTCACTGTCATTCTCGTCAACTACAAGAATGCGGAGATGACGCTCAGATGCGTGGATTCGCTGTTCGATATGGTCTACGACAACTTTCTGGTCATTGTTGTCGATAACGCATCGAGCGCCGAATCCTATGATCGTCTCAAGGACGCAACGCAGCCCGTCACGATAGTCAGGTCGACGGAAAATCTGGGCTTCGCCCGGGCTTGCAATCTTGCTATCGCCGGGCTTGAAAGCGATCCTCCGGCCTACGTCTGGCTACTCAACAACGATGCAATCGTGCATCAGGATGCGTTGCTGAGGCTGGTTGCCCTCGCTGAGGGAGAAAAGAAGGTCGGGGCAGTCGGCTCGAAAATCGTTCACATGCATTCGAACTCGATCATAAGCGCGGGAGGTGGCGTGATCAATTCGATCACCGGCACCACCAAAAATCTGACCATCGAGCAGGCCCGCAAGCGATTGGATTACATTTGTGGCGCTAGTTTTCTGATTCGCTGGGACGCACTGAAAAGCGTTGGCCCGTTTCGCGAAGACTATTTTCTGTATTGGGAAGATGCCGATTATTGTGCGCGGTTGCGTCGCGACAAGTGGGCGCTGGCATTTGCTGAAGACTCGATTATCTATCATGCGGAGTCTACGACCGTGGGAAAGGGAAGTGTTTTGTTCGACTATCTCTTCTCCCGTGCATCGGTGATATTCGTTCGCGAGCACTTCAGACACTATTGGCTGGTCCCATTGACGATTTCGCTTGGCGGAAGAGTAGTCAAGCGCATAGGCAGAAATAACTTTGCAGGTGTTTTTGCGACTTGCAAGGGCTTCGTGCATGGCCTTCAAGGCAAGCTGCAACGACCTGGCGAGGCTGGACGTGCACGATGA
- a CDS encoding flippase produces MTSVKKNFAFLMSVQVSTYVVPLVLVPWQTRVLTPEGYGRFSVVMAITMYFIAFAQYGFRLSVTPQVSIHRGDRARRSQIFWTTLCTQLVIAAIGFVVLLALSHIVTRVSEDRTLLMIGYGAVLGASLNPDWYMQGTENLVVSSITAFTGRVLSLPAMLLLVHSKEDIGWAIGINSAVPLLTSIVVLGCLFWRREVAFVRTSVSEIVAALRAGWQLFVATFSVSFYAYTNTVVLGLVAGNVEAGYFAAADKLIKAALSAMSPLASVAYPRISRLVHQAREDAMIFLRKLLVAQGAIMLFISTIIFVSAPYVVNILYGVHFLPMVDVLRWIAFLPFLAGLNNVFGVQTMLSLGMKSRFSVIVLSSGLLNITLIGGLASPFGASGAAAAALLTEAAIAAAMIFAL; encoded by the coding sequence AGAAGAACTTTGCTTTTCTGATGTCCGTGCAGGTTTCGACATATGTGGTGCCGCTGGTACTCGTTCCGTGGCAGACGCGCGTTTTGACGCCGGAGGGATACGGCCGCTTCAGCGTGGTGATGGCGATCACAATGTACTTCATCGCTTTCGCCCAGTACGGTTTCAGGCTAAGTGTGACGCCACAGGTTTCGATCCACCGTGGCGATCGCGCCAGGCGCTCGCAAATATTCTGGACGACGCTTTGCACTCAGCTTGTGATTGCGGCGATCGGCTTTGTCGTACTTCTGGCTCTAAGCCACATCGTGACGCGTGTTTCGGAAGATCGAACGCTACTGATGATCGGATACGGTGCCGTGCTTGGTGCAAGTTTGAATCCGGACTGGTACATGCAGGGTACCGAGAACCTTGTCGTGTCGAGTATCACGGCCTTTACGGGGCGGGTGCTGAGTCTGCCCGCAATGCTTCTGTTGGTGCATTCAAAGGAGGATATTGGATGGGCGATCGGGATCAATAGCGCTGTTCCTTTGTTGACCAGCATTGTGGTCCTCGGCTGCCTCTTTTGGCGGCGCGAAGTGGCATTTGTCCGAACCTCGGTCTCTGAGATCGTAGCCGCATTGCGTGCTGGTTGGCAGTTGTTTGTCGCTACTTTTTCCGTCAGCTTCTATGCATACACGAATACGGTGGTGTTGGGTCTTGTGGCCGGCAATGTCGAGGCCGGCTACTTTGCAGCAGCCGACAAGCTGATCAAGGCGGCGCTAAGCGCGATGTCGCCTCTGGCCAGTGTGGCTTATCCGCGGATCAGCCGGCTGGTGCATCAGGCGAGAGAGGACGCAATGATCTTTCTGCGCAAATTGCTGGTGGCGCAAGGCGCAATCATGCTGTTCATTTCGACGATCATTTTTGTGAGTGCACCCTATGTCGTGAATATCCTCTACGGGGTTCATTTTCTGCCGATGGTCGACGTGCTTCGCTGGATTGCGTTTCTTCCTTTTCTTGCGGGACTGAACAATGTCTTTGGCGTGCAGACCATGCTCTCTCTTGGTATGAAGAGTCGATTCAGTGTAATCGTGCTGTCGTCCGGATTGTTGAACATCACGTTGATTGGTGGACTGGCAAGCCCGTTTGGCGCATCCGGGGCGGCCGCTGCCGCATTGCTGACGGAAGCGGCAATCGCCGCGGCAATGATCTTTGCGCTGTAG
- a CDS encoding oligosaccharide flippase family protein, whose translation MAFKASCNDLARLDVHDEIRDGTGFRVWQMLRGVSYSVLANVAGLLGPLVTMPYVLRVLGPGAYGLAVYASIISTWITSVLVLGLSGYCARQYSRSVISGAGCGDRELSSLVSLQIVMAIAATVLHAVVISLVIERGSGTIFWIYLAVTAFSCLNVDWFFYVTDRMDVFFWRTLVLRLAALAALFVFVKTKEDVTVYAGISAVFVVLPNLVSFIFVFRRHPLSFDRHAYKRIGGARYFLTNATIGSVYQFADQFLMGMLSTKENLSYLNVCKQIMGIANMVVASASRALMPRAVDAFAHGKGSVWIRKMTPACGAAVVAATLGMWLLGAPLVRLLAGPKFEPASEHMALLAAIFAVTAVAVYIDTQISIPLNCERFTTVSNSFVAIVSIVMLLALFQRLGFVSALVGLLVGETIGVSVMLYLHKGRSGLSMVKQ comes from the coding sequence ATGGCCTTCAAGGCAAGCTGCAACGACCTGGCGAGGCTGGACGTGCACGATGAGATACGAGATGGAACCGGCTTTCGCGTGTGGCAGATGCTGCGCGGCGTGAGTTACTCGGTACTCGCCAACGTCGCGGGGCTGCTGGGCCCTCTGGTTACGATGCCGTATGTGCTTCGCGTTCTGGGTCCCGGCGCATACGGTCTCGCGGTATATGCATCGATCATATCGACCTGGATCACGAGCGTGCTGGTGCTAGGCCTGTCGGGCTACTGCGCCCGGCAGTATTCGCGTAGCGTGATATCCGGTGCCGGATGCGGCGATCGCGAGCTTTCCAGTCTGGTTTCGCTGCAAATCGTCATGGCCATCGCGGCGACGGTGCTTCATGCGGTCGTCATTTCATTGGTCATAGAGCGTGGGTCGGGCACGATCTTCTGGATCTACCTTGCTGTGACGGCTTTTTCATGTCTGAATGTCGACTGGTTTTTTTACGTCACTGACCGGATGGATGTTTTCTTCTGGAGGACGTTGGTACTGCGTCTCGCCGCGCTCGCGGCCCTTTTCGTCTTCGTCAAGACCAAAGAGGACGTAACGGTCTACGCAGGCATTTCGGCAGTCTTCGTGGTGCTGCCGAATCTTGTTTCGTTCATTTTTGTTTTCAGGCGACATCCTCTTTCGTTCGATCGTCACGCTTACAAAAGAATTGGCGGCGCCCGCTACTTTTTGACGAATGCCACCATCGGGTCGGTGTATCAGTTCGCGGATCAATTCTTGATGGGTATGCTTTCGACCAAGGAAAATCTGTCGTACCTGAACGTCTGCAAGCAGATCATGGGAATCGCAAATATGGTCGTAGCTTCCGCCAGCCGTGCCTTGATGCCGCGAGCCGTCGATGCTTTCGCTCATGGAAAGGGCAGTGTCTGGATCAGGAAAATGACGCCCGCATGTGGTGCGGCTGTCGTGGCAGCGACACTGGGTATGTGGCTGCTCGGCGCGCCACTCGTACGGCTGTTGGCAGGTCCGAAGTTCGAACCCGCAAGCGAACATATGGCTCTGCTCGCGGCGATTTTCGCGGTGACCGCCGTCGCTGTCTATATCGATACCCAGATCAGCATACCGCTGAATTGCGAACGGTTCACTACGGTGTCGAACTCGTTCGTTGCGATAGTAAGCATCGTTATGCTTCTCGCACTGTTTCAAAGATTGGGGTTCGTCTCGGCGTTGGTTGGTCTGTTAGTCGGCGAAACGATCGGCGTTAGCGTGATGCTGTATCTTCACAAAGGCCGGTCTGGACTTTCTATGGTGAAGCAATGA
- the rfbA gene encoding glucose-1-phosphate thymidylyltransferase RfbA, with the protein MARKGIILAGGSGTRLYPVTHSVSKQLLPVYDKPMIYYPLSTLMMAGIRDVLIISTPQDVPRFQALLGDGERWGMNVQYAVQPSPGGIAQAFIIGRAFVGNDASALVLGDNIFYGNDLVKQLDHASQRTDGATVFAYHVNDPERYGVVEFDPEFKAVSIEEKPMRPRSSYAVTGLYFYDRQVCDIAADINPSARGELEITDVNVHYLRQQQLHVEIMGRGYAWLDTGTHDSLIDAATFIATLQKRQGMMVACPEEIAFRMQWIDGDALQALARPLSKTAYGKYLSDIAQDRVVGPSMESGIEPVVADYQGGRIRRVS; encoded by the coding sequence ATGGCCAGAAAAGGAATTATCCTCGCTGGCGGGTCGGGCACGCGCCTGTATCCGGTGACGCATTCGGTTTCGAAACAGCTTTTGCCCGTCTACGACAAGCCAATGATCTACTATCCGCTCAGCACGCTGATGATGGCAGGCATTCGCGACGTGCTCATCATCTCGACTCCGCAGGATGTGCCGCGTTTCCAGGCGCTTCTCGGTGACGGAGAACGGTGGGGCATGAACGTACAGTATGCGGTTCAGCCTTCGCCGGGAGGGATCGCGCAGGCGTTTATCATCGGCCGCGCATTCGTTGGCAACGACGCCTCCGCGCTGGTTCTAGGCGACAACATTTTCTATGGAAATGATCTGGTGAAGCAGCTGGATCATGCTAGTCAACGCACCGACGGTGCGACCGTGTTTGCCTATCATGTGAATGATCCAGAACGTTACGGCGTTGTCGAGTTCGACCCGGAGTTCAAGGCGGTTTCGATTGAAGAGAAGCCGATGAGGCCGCGTTCGAGCTATGCGGTGACGGGGCTTTACTTCTATGACAGGCAGGTTTGCGACATTGCTGCCGACATCAATCCGTCCGCGCGCGGTGAACTGGAAATCACTGATGTCAACGTACATTACTTGCGGCAGCAGCAATTGCACGTCGAAATCATGGGGCGGGGCTATGCATGGCTTGACACGGGCACGCACGATTCGCTAATCGACGCGGCGACGTTTATCGCGACCCTGCAAAAGCGACAGGGGATGATGGTCGCATGCCCAGAGGAAATCGCTTTTCGCATGCAGTGGATCGACGGTGACGCGTTGCAGGCGCTTGCGAGGCCGTTGTCCAAAACGGCCTACGGCAAGTACCTGTCGGACATCGCGCAGGATCGTGTCGTGGGGCCGTCCATGGAGTCGGGCATCGAACCGGTGGTTGCGGATTACCAGGGCGGACGCATCCGGCGCGTTTCCTGA